From the Niveibacterium microcysteis genome, the window TGCTCACTTCGATCCGATCAAAGGCAGGCAGCGCCTTGTCGAGCGTTCCGTTGTCGGCCCACGCGGCAGGCGCCGAGATCGAAAGCACGGCGGTGAAGAGCATCAAGCGCAGCATGTCGAGCCTCCGGGTAATGGGCAGGTCGGCATGCTGCGCTTGATGTGTATGCAGTGTGTGTCGGCGCCAAGTGCCGACACGATTCAGCGCGGTGCGGCGTTCAGACGATGTCGAGGTTCTGGATGCCCGCCGACAGGTCGCGGTCCGAATGTTTGCTGTTGAGCTTGATCTGCAGGCGCAGGTCGTTGATCGAGTCGGCGTTGCGCAGCGCATCCTCGTAGCTGATCAGCCCCTGTTCGTACAGCTCGAAGAGCGATTGATCGAAGGTCTGCATGCCCAGCTCGCGCGAGCGCTTCATCAGATCCTTGATCTCCGCGATCTCGCCTTTGAAGATCAGGTCGGAAATCAGCGGCGAGTTGAGCAGGATCTCGACTGCCGGCACGCGGCCCTTGCGATCCTTCATCGGAATCAGGCGCTGCGACACCATGCCGCGCAGGTTCAGCGACAGATCCATCAGCAGTTGGTGACGACGGTCTTCCGGGAAGAAGTTGATGATCCGGTCGATCGCCTGGTTCGCACTGTTGGCGTGCAGCGTGGCGAGGCAAAGGTGGCCGGTTTCGGCGAAGGCGACGGCGTAGTCCATCGTCTCGCGGTCGCGGATTTCACCCATCAGGATCACGTCCGGCGCCTGCCGCAGCGTGTTCTTCAGGCCCATTTCCCAGCTGTCGGTATCGATGCCGACCTCGCGCTGCGTCACGACGCAGTTCTTGTGCGGGTGAACGTACTCGATCGGGTCTTCCAGCGTGATGATGTGGCCGTAGCTGTTCTCGTTGCGGTAATCGACGAGGCCGGCGAGCGAGGTGGTCTTACCGGTGCCGGTGCCGCCGACGAAGATCACCAGGCCACGCTTAGACATCGCGATGTCCTTCAGGATCGGCGGCAGCCCCAGTTCGTCGATCGTCGGGATCTTCTGCGCAATCGTCCGGCACACCATGCCCACTCGGCTTTGCTGGATGAACGCGTTGGTCCGGAAGCGCCCGATGCCGGCCGGCGAGATCGCGAAGTTACATTCCTTCGTGGACTCGAATTCCGCGGCCTGACGGTCGTTCATCACCGAGCGCACCAGCTCAGCGGTGTGCTGTGGTGTCAGCACCTGGTTCGACTGCGGCACGATCTTGCCGTCGATCTTGATCGCCGGCGGAAAGCCCGCGGTGATGAACAAGTCCGACCCGCGCTTGCTGATCATCAGCTTGAGCAGGTCGTGCATGAATTTGAGTGCCTGATCGCGTTCCATGATGTTCAGTCCCTTTGTTGTTCGCGCGGCAGACGTGTGCAGAGGCCGTTGCGAGCGGACCGAGGTCGAAACGCGCAGCGCAGCCGTACATCCGGCACGGCAAGTAGCACAGTTTCGAGATCGGTTTGCGCAGCGGGCCTATGCATGCGTATCAGCCGGGGAAGTTGTCTTTGTTTGCGGCGCGCAGGCGGGCTTCGGCCGTGCTCACGATGTTGCGCTTCACGAGCTCCTGCAGGCACTGGTCCAGCGTCTGCATACCGTATTGCTGGCCGGTCTGAATCTGCGAGTACATCTGCGCGATCTTCGCTTCGCGGATCAGGTTCCGGATCGCGGGCGTGCCGATCATGATCTCGTGCGCGGCGACGCGGCCGGTGGCGTCCTTTTTCTTCAGCAGCGTCTGCGAGATCACCGCGCGCAGCGATTCGGACAGCATCGCACGGACCATCTCCTTTTCGGCCGCCGGGAACACGTCGATGATACGGTCGATCGTCTTGGCGGCCGACGAGGTATGCAGCGTGCCGAACACGAGGTGGCCGGTTTCGGCGGCGGTCAGCGCGAGGCGGATGGTCTCCAGGTCGCGCAATTCGCCGACCAGGATCACGTCCGGATCTTCACGCAGCGCGGAACGCAGCGCGTTGTTGAACGACTGCGTGTCGCGCGACACTTCGCGCTGGTTGATCAGGCTGCGCTTGGATTCGTGCACGAATTCGATCGGATCCTCGATCGTGAGGATGTGGCCGTATTCGTTTTCATTGACGAAGTCGATCATCGCCGCGAGCGTCGTCGACTTGCCCGAGCCGGTGGGCCCGGTCACCAGCACGATGCCGCGCGGGTTCTGAGAAATGTCCTTGAAGATCTTCGGGCATTCGAGCTCTTCGAGCGTCAGCACCTTGGACGGAATCGTCCGGAACACGGCGGCCGCGCCGCGGTCCTGGTTGAAGGCGTTGACCCGGAAACGCGCAAGGTTGGGCACGTTGAAGGAGAAGTCGGTCTCCCACACGTCCTCGTACTGCTTGCGCTGCGAGTCGTTCATGATGTCGTACACCATGGCGTGCACTTCCTTGTGCTCCATGGGCGGCAGGTTGATCCGACGCACGTCGCCGTGGACCCGGATCATCGGCGGCAGGCCGGCCGATAGATGTAAGTCGGAGGCCTTGTTCTTGACCGCGAAGGCAAGCAGTTCGGTGATATCCATGGCGTCTCTCTGGAAGCGGGGCGCAGACAGTGGGCGCCAAGCGCGCTGCTATACTTGGCCAGCCCGGTCGAATGACTCGAAACGATTATATGACAGCCCTTTCGGCCAATCTGCAAGCAGTTCGCGCAAGGATCGAGTCTGCCTGCCTTCGTGCCGGCCGCGATCCGGCCGAAGTTCGCCTGCTCGCCGTCAGCAAAACCTTTCCGGCGGATGCGGTTGTCGAGGCCGCCGCAGAAGGCCAGCGCGCCTTTGGCGAGAACTACGTTCAGGAAGGTTGCGCCAAGGTTGAACAGCTCGCTGCGCTAGGTCTGGAGTGGCATTTCATCGGTCCGCTGCAGAGCAACAAGAGCCGCCTGGTGGCCACCCATTTCGATTGGGTGCATTCGGTCGACCGCCTGAAGATCGCGCAGCGCCTGTCCGAACAGCGCGCGCCGCATCACGCGCCGCTCAACATCTGCATCCAGGTGAACGTCAGTGGCGAGGCCTCGAAATCCGGCGTCGCGCCCGGCGAGCTGATCGAACTTGCGCGCGCAGTCTCGCTTCTGCCGCAACTGCGGCTTCGCGGCCTGATGGCGATACCGGAGCCTACCGAGGACGAAGGCCTGCTTCGCAGCCGTTTCGCGCTGCTGCGTACGCTGCGCGACCAGTTGAACGAAACCTTTGCGTTGGGGCTGGATACGCTGTCGATGGGCATGTCGGCCGATCTTGACCTTGCGATCGCCGAAGGCGCGACGGTCGTGCGCATTGGCACGGCCATTTTCGGCACTCGCACCCCTCTTACTGAATCGACTCCATAGAGAACCCTATGCGCATCACCTTCCTTGGCGGCGGCAATATGGCGGCCGCGTTGATCGGCGGCCTGATCGAACGTGGCTTCGCGGCGAGCGACCTGCAGGCGATTGACCTCAATGCCGATGCCCGCAAGGGGCTTGAAACGCGTTTCGGTGTGCGCACGGCTGATCGCGTTGATGCGCAGGCGCTTGCGTGCGATGTGCTGGTCTTGGCGGTGAAGCCGCAAAGCATGCGCGAGGCGCTCGCGCCAATTGCCGGCCAACTGAAGACGCAACTGGTGCTGAGTATCGCCGCCGGCATCCGTGTCGATGCGTTGGTGCGCTGGCTTGGCGGCTATCGCCGAATCGTGCGTGCGATGCCGAACACCCCGGCTCTGGTGGGTGCCGGTGCAGCCGGCCTCTTCGCTGATGCGAGCGTCACCGCGGACGAACGCGATGCCGCCGCGCGCATTCTGGGCGCGGTCGGGTCCGTCGCATGGTTGAGCAGCGAGCCACAGGTGGATGCGGTTACCGCCTTGTCTGGCAGCGGCCCTGCCTACGTCTTCTACTTTATCGAGGCACTCATCGAAGGCGGCGAGGCGATCGGCCTGTTGCGCGACGTGGCGCGGGCGCTGGCCATCGATACCGTGCTGGGCGCTGCCAAACTTGCGGCGGCGAGTGAGGACGATGCGGCCACGCTGCGCGCGCGGGTCACATCGAAAGGCGGCACCACCGCCGCGGCACTTGCGTCGATGGAGCAGGATGACTTCAAAGGCCTGATCGCACGGGCGCTGGCCGCCGCCGACGCGCGCGGTCGCGAGCTCGGCGACGAACTCGGGCGCGATTGATTCCCCCCGCACAACGCAAAGGAGATACACAACGATGTTTGCGGGTCTGGTCATTCTGGTTCTGAACGCCGTCGGGAGCTTCATCACATCCCTGCTGCTCGTCCGCGCCCTGATGCGCTGGCAGCGGCTCTCCTTCATCAACCCGCTCGGGCATTTCATTCTCGCGACGACGGACTGGGTCGTCGTGCCGATGCAGAAGCTGTTCGGTTCGCGCAGCGGGTTGGATCTGTCGTGCATCGTGCCGGCCTGGCTGATCGAATGTCTGGTCATCGCCGCGGTGTTGCTGCTCAAAGGCGTCTTCGCCGATCCGGCGGCGTTGATCGGCACGGTGCTTCTGACCGGTAGTGTGG encodes:
- the proC gene encoding pyrroline-5-carboxylate reductase, giving the protein MRITFLGGGNMAAALIGGLIERGFAASDLQAIDLNADARKGLETRFGVRTADRVDAQALACDVLVLAVKPQSMREALAPIAGQLKTQLVLSIAAGIRVDALVRWLGGYRRIVRAMPNTPALVGAGAAGLFADASVTADERDAAARILGAVGSVAWLSSEPQVDAVTALSGSGPAYVFYFIEALIEGGEAIGLLRDVARALAIDTVLGAAKLAAASEDDAATLRARVTSKGGTTAAALASMEQDDFKGLIARALAAADARGRELGDELGRD
- a CDS encoding PilT/PilU family type 4a pilus ATPase; the protein is MERDQALKFMHDLLKLMISKRGSDLFITAGFPPAIKIDGKIVPQSNQVLTPQHTAELVRSVMNDRQAAEFESTKECNFAISPAGIGRFRTNAFIQQSRVGMVCRTIAQKIPTIDELGLPPILKDIAMSKRGLVIFVGGTGTGKTTSLAGLVDYRNENSYGHIITLEDPIEYVHPHKNCVVTQREVGIDTDSWEMGLKNTLRQAPDVILMGEIRDRETMDYAVAFAETGHLCLATLHANSANQAIDRIINFFPEDRRHQLLMDLSLNLRGMVSQRLIPMKDRKGRVPAVEILLNSPLISDLIFKGEIAEIKDLMKRSRELGMQTFDQSLFELYEQGLISYEDALRNADSINDLRLQIKLNSKHSDRDLSAGIQNLDIV
- a CDS encoding YggT family protein; the encoded protein is MFAGLVILVLNAVGSFITSLLLVRALMRWQRLSFINPLGHFILATTDWVVVPMQKLFGSRSGLDLSCIVPAWLIECLVIAAVLLLKGVFADPAALIGTVLLTGSVAFLISLVRLIMMVVIVAAVLSWVNPRAPIAPLVNGLCRPFLLPLQRRMPPIGGVDLSPLLLLLVLQVLVYLLASMAPASLALM
- a CDS encoding type IV pilus twitching motility protein PilT, producing MDITELLAFAVKNKASDLHLSAGLPPMIRVHGDVRRINLPPMEHKEVHAMVYDIMNDSQRKQYEDVWETDFSFNVPNLARFRVNAFNQDRGAAAVFRTIPSKVLTLEELECPKIFKDISQNPRGIVLVTGPTGSGKSTTLAAMIDFVNENEYGHILTIEDPIEFVHESKRSLINQREVSRDTQSFNNALRSALREDPDVILVGELRDLETIRLALTAAETGHLVFGTLHTSSAAKTIDRIIDVFPAAEKEMVRAMLSESLRAVISQTLLKKKDATGRVAAHEIMIGTPAIRNLIREAKIAQMYSQIQTGQQYGMQTLDQCLQELVKRNIVSTAEARLRAANKDNFPG
- a CDS encoding YggS family pyridoxal phosphate-dependent enzyme → MTALSANLQAVRARIESACLRAGRDPAEVRLLAVSKTFPADAVVEAAAEGQRAFGENYVQEGCAKVEQLAALGLEWHFIGPLQSNKSRLVATHFDWVHSVDRLKIAQRLSEQRAPHHAPLNICIQVNVSGEASKSGVAPGELIELARAVSLLPQLRLRGLMAIPEPTEDEGLLRSRFALLRTLRDQLNETFALGLDTLSMGMSADLDLAIAEGATVVRIGTAIFGTRTPLTESTP